From one Catenuloplanes nepalensis genomic stretch:
- the glgB gene encoding 1,4-alpha-glucan branching protein GlgB, giving the protein MDRVITGNAHDPHAVLGAHPGADGSTVVRVLRRHATDISVITPDGTKYPAKKVHADGIFEAIITEPIEDYRLDVDGEEQDDPYRYPPTLGELDLHLIAEGRHERLWTVLGAQSGEHGTAFAVWAPNAQGVRIAGDFTGWDAHDGWPMRSMGSTGVWEIFVPGVPEGARYKFRILGADGHWREKADPLARHTEIPPRTGSVVFQSSYEWNDAEWLSKRALAQPHREPMSVYEVHLGSWRPGLGYRELADELVGYLVETGFTHVEFMPVAEHPFGGSWGYQVTGYYAPTSRFGDPDDLRLLIDELHQAGIGVLVDWVPAHFPRDEWALARFDGTPLYEHGDWRRGEHPDWGTYVFDYGRREVRNFLVANALYWFEEFHVDGLRVDAVASMLYLDYSRNPGEWLPNEYGGNQNLDAIGFLQEVNATVGKQYPGTLMIAEESTAFPGVTAPTDQGGLGFGFKWNMGWMHDTLTYIGKDPVHRQYHHHQLTFSLVYAWSENYVLPISHDEVVHGKGSLAGKMPGDDWQRMANARALMAYMYAHPGKNLLFMGAELGDDREWSEERGLDWFLLHDPRRAGLKRLLTDLNKVYRGQAALWSQDTTPDGFRWIVNDDVQNNAVAFLRIAPDGTTLACVANFSGGPLDDYRIGLPYAGRWTELVNTDAHVYGGSGVGNLGGIYTDDVPWHGYPVSAALRVPPLGVLWLTPA; this is encoded by the coding sequence ATGGACCGGGTGATCACCGGTAACGCCCACGACCCGCACGCGGTGCTGGGCGCGCACCCCGGCGCGGACGGAAGCACGGTGGTGCGCGTCCTCCGGCGGCACGCGACCGACATTTCGGTCATCACGCCCGATGGCACGAAATATCCGGCGAAGAAGGTGCACGCCGACGGCATCTTCGAGGCGATCATCACCGAGCCGATAGAGGACTACCGCCTCGACGTGGACGGCGAGGAGCAGGACGACCCCTACCGCTACCCGCCCACGCTCGGCGAACTCGACCTGCACCTGATCGCGGAGGGCCGCCACGAGCGCCTCTGGACCGTCCTCGGCGCGCAGTCCGGCGAGCACGGCACCGCGTTCGCGGTCTGGGCCCCGAACGCGCAGGGCGTGCGGATCGCCGGCGACTTCACCGGCTGGGACGCGCACGACGGCTGGCCGATGCGCTCGATGGGCAGCACCGGCGTCTGGGAGATCTTCGTCCCCGGCGTCCCCGAGGGCGCCCGCTACAAGTTCCGGATCCTCGGCGCGGACGGCCACTGGCGCGAGAAGGCCGACCCGCTGGCCCGGCACACGGAAATCCCCCCACGTACCGGCTCAGTGGTTTTTCAAAGCTCTTATGAGTGGAACGACGCGGAGTGGCTTTCTAAAAGAGCGCTCGCACAGCCGCACCGCGAACCCATGTCGGTCTACGAGGTGCACCTCGGCTCCTGGCGCCCCGGCCTCGGCTACCGCGAACTCGCGGACGAGCTGGTGGGCTACCTCGTCGAGACGGGCTTCACGCACGTCGAGTTCATGCCGGTCGCGGAGCACCCGTTCGGCGGCTCCTGGGGCTACCAGGTGACCGGCTACTACGCGCCCACCTCCCGCTTCGGCGACCCGGACGACCTGCGGCTGCTCATCGACGAGCTGCACCAGGCCGGCATCGGCGTGCTCGTCGACTGGGTGCCCGCGCACTTCCCGCGCGACGAGTGGGCGCTCGCCCGGTTCGACGGCACGCCGCTCTACGAGCACGGCGACTGGCGGCGCGGCGAGCACCCCGACTGGGGAACGTACGTCTTCGACTACGGCCGCCGCGAGGTCCGCAACTTCCTGGTCGCGAACGCGCTCTACTGGTTCGAGGAGTTCCACGTCGACGGCCTGCGCGTGGACGCGGTCGCCAGCATGCTCTACCTCGACTATTCGCGGAACCCCGGCGAGTGGCTGCCCAACGAGTACGGCGGCAACCAGAACCTGGACGCGATCGGCTTCCTCCAGGAGGTCAACGCGACGGTCGGCAAGCAGTACCCCGGCACGCTCATGATCGCGGAGGAGTCGACCGCGTTCCCCGGCGTCACCGCACCCACCGACCAGGGCGGCCTCGGCTTCGGCTTCAAGTGGAACATGGGCTGGATGCACGACACGCTCACGTACATCGGCAAGGACCCGGTCCACCGGCAATATCACCACCACCAGCTCACGTTCTCGCTGGTCTACGCGTGGTCGGAGAACTACGTGCTGCCGATCAGCCACGACGAGGTCGTGCACGGCAAAGGTTCGCTCGCGGGCAAGATGCCCGGCGACGACTGGCAGCGGATGGCGAACGCCCGCGCGCTGATGGCCTACATGTACGCGCACCCCGGCAAGAACCTGCTCTTCATGGGCGCGGAACTGGGCGACGACCGGGAATGGTCCGAGGAACGCGGCCTCGACTGGTTCCTGCTCCACGACCCGCGCCGGGCCGGCCTCAAACGCCTGCTCACCGACCTCAACAAGGTCTACCGCGGGCAGGCCGCGCTCTGGTCGCAGGACACCACGCCGGACGGGTTCCGCTGGATCGTCAACGACGACGTGCAGAACAACGCGGTGGCGTTCCTGCGGATCGCGCCGGACGGGACCACGCTCGCCTGCGTCGCCAACTTCTCCGGCGGCCCGCTCGACGACTACCGCATCGGCCTGCCCTACGCCGGCCGCTGGACCGAACTCGTCAACACGGACGCACACGTCTACGGCGGCTCCGGCGTCGGCAACCTCGGCGGCATCTACACCGACGACGTCCCCTGGCACGGCTACCCGGTCTCGGCCGCGCTCCGCGTCCCCCCGCTCGGCGTCCTCTGGCTGACACCCGCCTAA
- a CDS encoding alpha-1,4-glucan--maltose-1-phosphate maltosyltransferase, giving the protein MTGRFSIEEVAPTVDGGRYPAKAVVGELMPVTVTAYREGHHALGVNIVWQGPDGADRPFTRMRPLGAGLDRWEAFVRPDAPGEWSFRVEAFDDPYLTWHNAVTKKLEAGQGLADLANDLAEGASLLSEAARSLPLNAASRAGIQLTDRGYAYGQGSVITEAGEIPEAAMPTPRAERARIFAAAEALRDEELTLEERTTPALQLEELLWDKPIRRLTTTSEAYRVWVDRRKALFSSWYEFFPRSEGAVLPSRSGTFQTAAKRLPAVAEMGFDVLYLPPIHPIGRTWRKGRNNSLLARAEDVGSPWAIGAEEGGHDAIHPDLGTASDFREFVQAANELGVEVAMDLALQCSPDHPWVTEHPEWFTRRADGTIAYAENPPKKYQDIYPLNFDNDPEGIRAEMLRIVRHWMGEGIRAFRVDNPHTKPLDFWHWLIGEVKKTDPDVIFLAEAFTRPAIMHGLGKIGFTQSYTYFTWRTSAEEMREYCEELVASAHYMTPNFWPNTPDILHESLQHGGPPMFKIRAVLASMLSPSWGLYSGFELFEHEPRPGAEEYLDNEKFELRPRDWERAEIEGRSLNAFLTRLNEIRKQNPALHWLRNLRFHHSDNPDILVWSKKDPDSANTILVACSFDSTTVQWATVDLDLPSLGLDWGDRIRVHDLLSGANYVWGASGNAVRLDPIFNPAHIFTVERIGA; this is encoded by the coding sequence GTGACCGGACGGTTCTCCATCGAAGAGGTCGCCCCCACCGTGGACGGGGGACGCTATCCGGCGAAGGCGGTCGTCGGTGAGCTGATGCCGGTGACGGTGACGGCGTACCGGGAGGGCCACCACGCGCTCGGCGTGAACATCGTGTGGCAGGGCCCGGACGGCGCCGACCGCCCCTTCACGAGGATGCGGCCGCTCGGCGCCGGGCTGGACCGGTGGGAGGCGTTCGTCCGCCCGGACGCGCCGGGCGAGTGGTCGTTCCGGGTCGAGGCGTTCGACGATCCGTACCTCACCTGGCACAACGCGGTCACCAAGAAGCTCGAGGCCGGGCAGGGCCTCGCCGACCTCGCCAACGACCTGGCCGAGGGCGCGTCGCTGCTGTCCGAGGCCGCGCGGAGCCTGCCGCTGAACGCGGCCAGCCGCGCGGGCATCCAGCTCACCGACCGGGGCTACGCGTACGGCCAGGGCTCGGTGATCACCGAGGCCGGCGAGATCCCCGAGGCCGCGATGCCCACGCCCCGGGCCGAGCGGGCCCGGATCTTCGCGGCGGCCGAGGCGCTGCGCGACGAGGAGCTGACGCTCGAGGAGCGCACCACCCCGGCGCTGCAGCTGGAGGAACTGCTGTGGGACAAGCCGATCCGCCGCCTCACGACCACCTCCGAGGCGTACCGTGTCTGGGTCGATCGCCGTAAGGCGCTCTTCAGCTCGTGGTACGAGTTCTTCCCCCGGTCCGAGGGCGCGGTCCTGCCGAGCCGGTCGGGCACGTTCCAGACCGCGGCGAAGCGCCTGCCCGCGGTCGCGGAGATGGGCTTCGACGTGCTGTACCTGCCGCCGATCCACCCGATCGGCCGCACCTGGCGCAAGGGCCGCAACAACTCGCTGCTGGCGCGCGCGGAGGACGTCGGCTCGCCGTGGGCGATCGGCGCGGAGGAGGGCGGCCACGACGCCATCCACCCCGACCTGGGCACCGCGTCGGATTTCCGGGAGTTCGTCCAGGCCGCGAACGAGCTGGGTGTCGAGGTCGCGATGGACCTGGCGCTGCAGTGCTCGCCGGACCACCCGTGGGTCACCGAGCACCCGGAGTGGTTCACCCGCCGCGCGGACGGCACCATCGCGTACGCGGAGAACCCGCCGAAGAAGTACCAGGACATCTACCCGCTCAACTTCGACAACGACCCGGAGGGGATCCGCGCGGAGATGCTGCGGATCGTCCGGCACTGGATGGGCGAGGGGATCCGCGCGTTCCGGGTGGACAACCCGCACACGAAGCCGCTCGACTTCTGGCACTGGCTGATCGGCGAGGTCAAGAAGACCGATCCGGACGTGATCTTCCTGGCCGAGGCGTTCACCCGGCCGGCGATCATGCACGGGCTCGGCAAGATCGGCTTCACCCAGTCGTACACGTACTTCACCTGGCGGACCAGCGCCGAGGAGATGCGGGAGTACTGCGAGGAGCTGGTCGCGTCCGCGCACTACATGACGCCGAACTTCTGGCCGAACACGCCGGACATCCTGCACGAGTCGCTGCAACACGGCGGGCCGCCGATGTTCAAGATCCGAGCGGTGCTCGCGAGCATGCTGTCGCCGAGCTGGGGCCTCTACAGCGGCTTCGAGCTGTTCGAGCACGAGCCGCGGCCGGGCGCGGAGGAGTACCTCGACAACGAGAAGTTCGAGCTGCGGCCACGCGACTGGGAGCGGGCGGAGATCGAGGGCCGGTCGCTGAACGCGTTCCTGACCCGGCTGAACGAGATCCGGAAGCAGAACCCGGCGCTGCACTGGCTGCGGAACCTGCGATTCCATCACTCGGACAATCCGGACATTCTAGTCTGGTCCAAGAAGGATCCGGACTCGGCGAACACGATCCTGGTGGCCTGTTCGTTCGACTCGACCACCGTGCAGTGGGCGACCGTCGACCTGGACCTGCCGTCGCTGGGGCTGGACTGGGGAGACCGGATCAGGGTGCACGATCTGCTCAGCGGCGCCAACTACGTGTGGGGCGCGTCCGGCAACGCGGTCCGGCTGGACCCGATCTTCAACCCGGCCCACATCTTCACCGTCGAGCGGATCGGAGCGTGA
- a CDS encoding dienelactone hydrolase family protein gives MTEIVLFHHVLGLTDGVRALAARFEQAGHTVHTPDLFEGRTFGTLEEGLAHAQEIGFSRVVERGRAAADALPEDVVYAGISLGVMSAQMLAQTRPGARGALLLEAAVPPGEFGSWPASVPVQVHGMDNDPSFAGEGDLDAARDLVKEAADGELFLYPGNVHLFTDSSLPSYDAAATAQVVERALTLLTR, from the coding sequence ATGACTGAGATCGTGCTGTTCCACCATGTTCTGGGCCTGACCGACGGCGTGCGGGCGCTGGCCGCCCGCTTCGAGCAAGCCGGTCACACCGTGCACACGCCCGACCTGTTCGAGGGCCGTACGTTCGGCACCCTTGAGGAAGGGCTGGCGCACGCGCAGGAGATCGGCTTCTCCCGGGTCGTCGAGCGCGGCCGTGCCGCCGCGGACGCGTTGCCCGAGGACGTGGTCTACGCCGGCATCTCGCTCGGCGTGATGAGCGCACAGATGCTGGCACAGACCCGGCCGGGTGCCCGCGGCGCGCTGCTGCTGGAGGCCGCGGTCCCGCCCGGCGAGTTCGGCTCGTGGCCGGCGTCCGTGCCGGTGCAGGTCCACGGCATGGACAACGACCCGTCGTTCGCCGGGGAGGGCGACCTCGACGCGGCCCGCGACCTGGTCAAGGAGGCCGCGGACGGCGAGCTGTTCCTCTACCCCGGCAACGTGCACCTGTTCACCGACTCCAGCCTCCCGTCCTACGACGCAGCCGCGACCGCGCAGGTCGTCGAACGGGCATTGACGCTGCTCACCCGTTGA
- a CDS encoding helix-turn-helix transcriptional regulator gives MRASRMMSLLLHLQVRGQATGAELARVLEVSERTVQRDAEALVASGVPIRSTRGPAGGYRLDGGYRTRLTGLGLDEAGALAFLGLAGPAAQLGLGDLLEGARMKVWAGLTGEARHRAIATAARFHLDPVRFFGRAEPVPCLSAVAAAVWSDRRARIVYTVRSGDTATREVDPLGLVLAAGVWYLVALRDGARRTYRVSRIRSVEELPASVRRPTGFDLAACWSDARSELERERTAVEVTLRIDAHALPRLRETLPVHGHDRLPTVLPESDPLEVTVPFESTEWAFTALLGLGATVEVLGPPSLRDRIAAELHAAAARYRT, from the coding sequence GTGCGCGCGTCCCGGATGATGTCACTCCTGCTGCACCTCCAGGTCCGCGGCCAGGCCACCGGCGCGGAACTGGCCCGGGTGCTGGAGGTCAGCGAGCGTACGGTGCAGCGCGACGCGGAGGCGCTGGTCGCGTCCGGCGTGCCGATCCGGTCCACGCGCGGCCCGGCCGGCGGCTACCGGCTGGACGGCGGCTACCGCACCCGGCTGACCGGGCTGGGGCTGGACGAGGCGGGTGCGCTCGCATTCCTCGGCCTGGCCGGGCCGGCCGCACAGCTCGGGCTCGGCGACCTGCTCGAAGGCGCCCGGATGAAGGTGTGGGCCGGGCTGACCGGCGAGGCCCGTCATCGTGCGATCGCGACCGCGGCCCGGTTCCACCTCGACCCGGTGCGGTTCTTCGGCCGGGCGGAGCCGGTGCCGTGCCTGTCCGCGGTGGCGGCCGCGGTCTGGTCCGACCGGCGCGCCCGGATCGTCTACACGGTCCGGTCCGGCGACACCGCGACCCGGGAGGTCGACCCGCTCGGGCTCGTGCTCGCGGCCGGCGTCTGGTATCTGGTCGCGCTCCGGGACGGCGCGCGGCGCACGTATCGGGTGTCCCGAATCCGGTCCGTGGAAGAGCTGCCCGCGTCGGTACGCCGGCCGACCGGCTTCGATCTCGCCGCGTGCTGGTCGGACGCGCGGTCAGAGCTGGAACGGGAGCGGACGGCGGTCGAGGTCACGCTGCGGATCGACGCGCACGCGCTCCCCCGCCTCCGCGAGACGCTCCCGGTCCACGGCCACGACCGGCTGCCCACGGTTCTCCCGGAATCGGACCCGCTCGAGGTGACGGTCCCGTTCGAGAGCACGGAGTGGGCGTTCACCGCGCTGCTCGGCCTCGGCGCCACCGTCGAGGTGCTCGGCCCGCCGAGCCTGCGGGACCGGATCGCCGCCGAACTCCACGCGGCGGCGGCCCGTTACCGCACATGA
- a CDS encoding DUF5829 family protein, which yields MTTLRGTLRKLMVVAVALVVTATTAAAGTTGRQLLFYNHAWGTIDAATADAIEDSAYIREFANFQIRTATGAGGQTWTGRYLLGRETYLELFGEGDLPGQDGQLGAAGLGVSTERDGDLATVAGRLTAPIEFTQTRDFGDGVPVPWFDAIFTTTTYDAFGAWGMEYRPEYLADPRANVEPASFPGDVGRERYLSDDYRTRLARDITEVHLGVTAGDLASTLPLLRAGGFVVRELPGGAVVNRGGTTLRFDAVPRADAGLRGVEFVLNRPAARHVEQIGASTLTVGGTRAVWTF from the coding sequence ATGACCACGCTACGGGGGACGTTGCGCAAGCTCATGGTGGTCGCGGTGGCGCTGGTCGTCACCGCGACCACGGCAGCCGCCGGCACCACCGGCCGCCAGCTGCTGTTCTACAACCACGCCTGGGGCACGATCGACGCGGCCACGGCCGACGCGATCGAGGACTCGGCCTACATTCGGGAGTTCGCCAACTTCCAGATCCGCACCGCGACCGGTGCCGGGGGGCAGACCTGGACCGGCCGCTACCTTCTCGGCCGGGAGACCTACCTCGAGTTGTTCGGCGAGGGCGACCTGCCGGGCCAGGACGGGCAGCTCGGCGCGGCCGGGCTCGGCGTCTCCACCGAGCGCGACGGCGACCTGGCCACGGTGGCGGGCCGGCTGACCGCGCCGATCGAGTTCACGCAGACCCGCGACTTCGGCGACGGCGTGCCGGTGCCGTGGTTCGACGCGATCTTCACCACGACGACGTACGACGCGTTCGGCGCCTGGGGCATGGAGTACCGGCCGGAGTACCTCGCGGACCCGCGCGCGAACGTGGAGCCGGCGTCGTTCCCGGGCGACGTGGGCCGCGAGCGCTACCTCTCCGACGACTACCGCACCCGGCTGGCCCGGGACATCACCGAGGTCCACCTCGGCGTCACGGCCGGTGATCTCGCCTCGACGCTGCCGCTGCTGCGGGCCGGCGGTTTCGTGGTGCGCGAGCTGCCCGGCGGCGCGGTCGTCAACCGCGGCGGCACCACGCTGCGCTTCGACGCGGTGCCCCGGGCGGACGCGGGCCTGCGCGGCGTGGAGTTCGTGCTCAACCGGCCGGCGGCGCGGCACGTGGAGCAGATCGGCGCGTCGACGCTGACGGTGGGGGGCACGCGCGCGGTCTGGACGTTCTGA